ACGGAGGATCGTCTATTATCCCTCCAATGACCCTCATTCTAGTTTATATTAAGTAGAGCATTAGCCGCCGCCTGTTGACATGTCCCATAGAATAACAAGGAACAACTACACAATTCGGCCCATTCCATGGGAAGGGCTCTCCGCAATCCTGGCCTTCCAATGCTTTCAGTGACTAGAGAGTTTCGAACTCAAAAATTGGAGGCTTGACATGAAGATGTCATCACCGAATAAACCTTTCACCGCCCACAAGTGTTTTGTGTCTTTGCAGCCACGAGATTCTTTACGGTTGTTTCCGCCGAGTTATTCCCTAGAACTCTTACAGCCCGAAGGATCACGAAAATTTCTCGCCAGATAATCATTGATTTTGCCCTAAAGCCTTCCTCTAAAAATACGAGCAGCAGGTACGGATAcaaaaataataaaaatgGATCGCCCCAAGTCCTGGCCGGTATTTGACTGACTCCTGTATATTGTTGGGAGGGAAGATTCGGAACCATTTTACTGTTAGAGTTAGCTTGCCACTTTCGAGCCCCGTCTGTTCGCAGCTGGGGAAAATCGCGGGGGATCCTCGTGGATACCATCTAATGTCCAATACGGGTTTGCCCATTGCTGTCCTAAAATCCAATAAGATCACAAGACATGCATCGCGCCAACGCTCAAAGAGCAGTCATGCGATAAGCAGTGGTCACAGATCTTTTCAAACATTTTGCGAACTCTACATGACCATGAGTATGGAGTAATCGTTTCTCCCCTTTGGAAGGAGTCAAATTTTGCGTGCCGAGTGTTGACCGAGAAAACCGCGACGGTGGAGGTGAGACGTTCAGTATTTGGATCCGCCTTGATCCGGCTCCACCAACCATGATATGGACAAAAATTTGATCAGGAATATGAGCTCTCGTGGAAAATGACTACCAGAAGTAGGAAGTAGGTGGTCCACGTTTCGAAGATCTCTAGTGTTCTGAAGTTGCTTAAATTCTGCAGGAATGCCCATTATCCGATTTAGTCCCTGGTCCAAGTGCACACGGCGAGTATCGCGGCAGCTCATCAAAGATACTAGCCGAGCGACAATAGAAATATCATTGATGATTGGCATGTTGCCTACCCCTTTCTGAATCTGCCGTTATCGGATAGACTACCGCGCATGGCACGATTGCCTCGTGGCTAACGAAAGCCCATTTCTATCCCGATGACCCCAGTCCTTCTAGTCACCTTTCTGGAAGCGCACGGAGTACACGATTACATCAGGCCATAATCATACTTCATAGGCTTGGCGTCCTTTCTAGCCTCTCTTAGCGTGCGCGTGGCAAGGAAGCCCAAATCGCTAGTGGATATCAATCAACGTCATCCACCGGTTTCTCCAATGGCCAACTCATACCGACCAAACAGAGTTTCGTGACTCGTATTCAAGGCACCAAGCCTCCTACCTATTCCGAATATCGGACGTCGGACCAGAATCTAGTAGAACCAGACATTCCCTAGGAGCCCGAAACCGTGGTGCAGATCCCGAAATTTCCTGACCCAGTGTCCCCGTCTTTCCCCGTCCTTCTACCCCAGAGTCGTGACTCGTACCCCACCAATGAATGACTCAATATATGTTAGTGAGGAGTCGAGTATAGCTGGTTCGTGCTTTTCCGTAACTGACTGGATATTATGAGTCCCCCATTGGAGGTAGTGTGAGTTGGGGATGGGAAGAGTAGTGGAGATATCCTCGAAATCAATCATTACTATCACTAGATATCTTTTAGGGACTGGACTTCCGGTTGGACTTTTGACACAGCTAATGAATCATATAGTGCTAAATGGATTCACATCTGAAGGATTAACCTCATATACTTTCATGTAGTTGGGTGGCTAGAGTTACCCAATGGGAGTATCATTATGAAaaatcctcttccacgtcACCTGACTGCTGGTTGAGGTACGCAGTGACCGTCTCAGACGTTATCAGTTCCTGTCGCTGCACGATGGAAAGTAGTTAGTAGACTCGCGAACGTCAGCGGGCATAGAATCAGCACTTACCCTACACATTAGGTCCTCGACACTCCACTGCAACAATTCAGCTTCTAGCTTCCGCAAGCTAGATATCGTATTCAAAACATCAGGTCGAAAGAGCGTTCGCATGTCCTCGTCATTGCTTATTTCGGTAACTAACTTTTCGGTCTCCCGTAGGATCAGCAGTTGGGTCTCAAGCCGCTCGAGTATGAGCACAACTGCACGAAGCTGGAAAATAGGCCATAAAGGGTCCGCTGCTAGCAATTCCTTGAGGCGGCTGGGCGTTCCCATGTCCTCTCCTTTCCAGGTAGCTCTTAGTTCTTTGCCCCCATCGGTAGTTTGCACCACGTCGAAATTGAGGCCGTCTTCCTCGTTTACACAAGCCCACCATACAAAGGGGCTATCCCAAGTGGGATTGCCCCGCTCCGGACATGCTGTAGTAGCTCTGGTAATCCGTACCCCGGGGACCTCCTTGCAGAATACTTgcttggccatcttcaaaGGATCATCATCGGGAATTTCCAGGTCGAGGAAAATCTGCTTCGCGTCCGTCCTCTCGTTTTCAACAAAACCGTAGGAAAATACCATCTCCGAGGCTGGTTTCTCATCACCATACCTACATGCCACCGCGTCAGCATGCAGCTTCTTATCGCAGGGTGCCATTCTCAAGACTTACGATATAGTAACCTCCTCGCCAACACGTAGCTTCTTCCCAGTTCGAAGCTGGAGTACAGCGTTTCCTgctccctcctcatcgtaCCTGGCTTTCACCGAGTCCTCACAAGCATGGTTTGCCATATCTACACATGGCACAATTGCATGTCCACTCCTGGGAAGATCGACCACTCGTGACCGATACACAGCGTCGACATACTTCCAATCGTCGAATGTGAATTTCCCTGTATCCTCATCCCACCAATGCTCCTGACACCAGGGTATTTCCTCCGTAGCTTGGCGGAGGTGGTCGAATTCTTTTTCAAGAGAACCAAGTTTCGCGTCGACTGCCGTCTGTAACGATGTCCCGCGTAACAGCTCGCGCTCTTCTGCTGAGTAGAATGTCGGTAGAGGTACAGAGGCCGGCATAAACCTGATGTACTCTGTCCAAGGGTTCGAGATCCCGATCTTCTGGCGTTTGTTGACGAAGTCCGGACTTGCATGCGTGATTTGAATAATTAAAAAGATTAAAATTGCGCCTCTCGCTGTCTGTACATATTAGCTTGAGAACTTGTGTGACAAGTGAGAAAACCCGGTCTATAGTGATCGTGACCTATAACATACCCTGCCAAAGTCGCCAACAGCATCTAGGACCTCCCGAAGATGGCGATCGATTTTTGCATGGTTGTGAACGTACTCGAGGGTCAGTGCCAGGTCGGATGGAACCGTGAGAAGAGTGTTTGCTTCACCTTCTTCGTCCTTTTTCTCCGCTGTCGCTACGATCGCGGAGCCCTTGTCAGTCCCGTGTTCGCTATAGAGCTTCTGGAAAGCGATTCCCTCGAGGGAGATGCCATTGAGCTTTGCCCAGGATGACAGAGTCTCAATAGGCAAATAGTTGCGCCGCATATTGTTCCGTCGCTGGGACAATTTCGACTGTTAGACAGAGCTGCTGCAGTTAGAGAGGTACAGGGAAACCAAATTGTCATGCTCCGCAAGCTGGGAGCTCCCCCACTCTGTCATCTCCTTATCGATAAGACGGAGAAGCTTAACCCTAAGCCCTACAATCTTGACTGGTCTATACCATTGCAGCATTTAGACGTCATAGGACATCTCGTCACTTGATATAGACCTTGCTTTTGGCTGCGGCCATCCACGGCTCGAAAGAAGTTGACGTCCTGGGAGAACCTTACTTAAACGAAGCATTGTACTTGCACCGACTGTCTACGACTTAAGAAGCACTAATTTACCACTGAAAACTAACGCTGACGACCACAGTCCAACATGCCTAGCAGCCCTCGCCTCCAGACTACAACTTCAAAGCTCCAGAGCATGCTTATTCCGCGCCCTCCACGCGTGAcccttcttccgcttcaaTCTGTCTGGCAGCCTGCCAGGCTTCCCACACCTGGCAATGTGAGAGCCCGCTTCAACAGCTCTCTAGGCCAAGAATGGAAGGGCTCTTCAACCGACGACCATGCGGTGGAGAGATCGAAGGGCAAACGGGATATAACAGATCCTCAGACAGAATCTTCCGCTTCCGGgttgaaggagaaaaaagaaagcgCGGGTGTCGCAGATGGATCCAAGCAGGCAGCGGTGACGGAGAGGGAAGGCCTCAAGCAGGAGCGCCAAGCTAAGAAGGAACATCCTAAGGCACCAGAACCGATAATCGGTATGAATGATGAAAGAGGTGAGGTGAGTGCTACCTGTCCCTTCCCACTAGAGACTGTTATCGTCAGTAATGTTTCACCTGGTTAACTTGTTCATGGTTTATAGAAGGGTACTTGATCGCCCCGGTTGACCGCTTGAGGCAGCTAGTTTTGCATGAGTTCGTGATCATTGATTTGTCGTTGTATTATTCATGGCATGTGGTTGCCTGTTATAGAAATTGCCTTATATCGACTGTACATAGATGGAATGATATTTCTGGTCTATCGGCCAGGTTTGAACGAAAGGACCTACAAAGAAATTCTTAGCAagcgaagaaaaagatcaaCTACCAGGAGCAACTCACATCATGCTTCCCTACTTCGACTATTTCATCCTCAGACACCCTGGTGCCGCCAACACCCTCAATGTAAGATATAGGAATGTCACCCATAACCTTGTGGGCAACGTCGGCTACCGTGCTTCCTCTGTCGGACGTTAGTCATATACTTCGTTGATGTCTGATTGCAATAAAACCCACTTTTTAACCAGAACGCAATCTCTGAACACCGCATTTCCGGATCCAGACGAAAATGTGTGCACGTTCTTGACTGGGAAAACAGGCACGAGTCCCAAGAGTTCCGCTGCTCGCGAGAGACACTGCACCACTCCAGTGGAACCAAAGCGATAGAGAACCATGTCTTTCAAGTTCTCAACACGGCTAGACGAGGTTAATCAGGTGTTCTTGTCCTAGCTGGACATACTTACTTCTTCAACTTTTCGTCCATCTCTTTTAGACCGCCACCATCGGGATCGCCCATCTCTATGAGATCTTCTCGTGTATCCAAAAACTCACTGCCTTCTGTATACTTGATGTAACCCTGTTTCGCCAATTTTCGAAGAAAAACCTCTGATATCGCGGAGCATAGCACTATTGACTTTGGATCTTGCATCTTGGCGATCTTGCTGATATTCTAGGTTATTTCTTTCAGCACGGATTCTAGCATGATTCCAggagttgaagaaggaacCAACCTTGTCCGCGTCAGGATGGTCAATCTTGTTCAGTGCGAAAACCGTAGGAAACTTTTCATCAATAAAAGCCTGGACTACCCGCTCAATCGTCTCGTCCGACCATTCCTCTAGAGGTTCTTTCAGACCGATTCTATCCAGACAGCGCGCAACCGTCGCCGATGTGCTTCCATATCCGGAAAATTGGCCTTGTAATGTATCTACTGCCGTCGATTCTGCATCCACAGTCAATACACTTCGATCGATTTTCGGGAACGCCGCATTGACTGACTTGTCGCAACATGTCTTCTCTTGATAGAACCCCTGCGTATGACCGTAAGCATCGTGGGACAAACACAAAGAAGTCCCAGGGTCACCCTTGATCATATCGTACCATTTTTGCATCAAATTGCCCAAGACCCATCGCACAATCTCAGACCGTAGCCACTCGATGTCTACCGATGGATCATATCCGCGCGTCGCCTTTCCTAAGGGCGCAATTCATTTTAGCTGATATTGAGACAAGAGGTAAACGCAGAATACGATTGCTGACCTTCTGCGTCAGTTGTTCCACTAACATCCACCACGTGAATCAAAGCATCCGCATGACGTAGGTCATCTAAGAACTTGTTCCCTAAGCCGCGACCCTGGTGTGCTCCAGGAACGAGACCCGCAACATCTAAAAGCTCGATAGGGACGGAACGGCGGCCGTCAACGCAACTACCGTAATTTGGCTTGCATTTGTCTGAAACGTTGAAGCGTTTGCAGGCACATTCTATTTGAAGATATCCAATGGCGCGCTGAGGGTCAATAGTTGTGAATCTGTACGTCAAGAGTCAGAATTGTCCTGAAGGCGCATCGTATGCGGTTTCTTATGGAAACTTAGGAAAGGCAGAAGACGGTGTTTCGGGTTACTTACGGGAAGTTCcctggaaaaaaaaaagagatATTTGGTCAATAGTGTACAGTATTATTCAGGGTATCAACAACTCACCAACTTTCGAACTGGCATCTGTCAGACTGTTCAGCGTTGTGGATTTTCCGCTGGAAGGCTAAATGCCCCTCAACTCGATCAGCGGCATTATCTTCTGACATGACAGCAGGAACCAACCTTTCCAACCAGGCCGATCAAGGGGTCTCTTGGCATAATGACAGTTCACCTATAGCTCTAAATATATGcaa
The DNA window shown above is from Aspergillus fumigatus Af293 chromosome 1, whole genome shotgun sequence and carries:
- a CDS encoding SET domain-containing protein, which produces MRRNYLPIETLSSWAKLNGISLEGIAFQKLYSEHGTDKGSAIVATAEKKDEEGEANTLLTVPSDLALTLEYVHNHAKIDRHLREVLDAVGDFGRTARGAILIFLIIQITHASPDFVNKRQKIGISNPWTEYIRFMPASVPLPTFYSAEERELLRGTSLQTAVDAKLGSLEKEFDHLRQATEEIPWCQEHWWDEDTGKFTFDDWKYVDAVYRSRVVDLPRSGHAIVPCVDMANHACEDSVKARYDEEGAGNAVLQLRTGKKLRVGEEVTISYGDEKPASEMVFSYGFVENERTDAKQIFLDLEIPDDDPLKMAKQVFCKEVPGVRITRATTACPERGNPTWDSPFVWWACVNEEDGLNFDVVQTTDGGKELRATWKGEDMGTPSRLKELLAADPLWPIFQLRAVVLILERLETQLLILRETEKLVTEISNDEDMRTLFRPDVLNTISSLRKLEAELLQWSVEDLMCRRQELITSETVTAYLNQQSGDVEEDFS
- a CDS encoding Ygr210 GTPase family protein — protein: MPRDPLIGLVGKPSSGKSTTLNSLTDASSKVGNFPFTTIDPQRAIGYLQIECACKRFNVSDKCKPNYGSCVDGRRSVPIELLDVAGLVPGAHQGRGLGNKFLDDLRHADALIHVVDVSGTTDAEGKATRGYDPSVDIEWLRSEIVRWVLGNLMQKWGSIKRRHVATKSTAVDTLQGQFSGYGSTSATVARCLDRIGLKEPLEEWSDETIERVVQAFIDEKFPTVFALNKIDHPDADKNISKIAKMQDPKSIVLCSAISEVFLRKLAKQGYIKYTEGSEFLDTREDLIEMGDPDGGGLKEMDEKLKNRVENLKDMVLYRFGSTGVVQCLSRAAELLGLVPVFPVKNVHTFSSGSGNAVFRDCVLVKKGSTVADVAHKVMGDIPISYIEGVGGTRVSEDEIVEVGKHDVLSFKPGR